From a single Dendropsophus ebraccatus isolate aDenEbr1 chromosome 8, aDenEbr1.pat, whole genome shotgun sequence genomic region:
- the LOC138798922 gene encoding oocyte zinc finger protein XlCOF7.1-like isoform X2, which yields MEETHMADQILRLTLEILHLLTGEEYIIMKTSSDCKMSGSVVARWKEAQGPIIELHPLSLMPEKTNEQKILELTHKMMELLTGEVPIRCQDVAVYFSMEEWEYVEGHKDLYRDAMMEDQPPLTVSVLPGGGAMRCPLICMKEEPIWGGSLSNHHNYTFSDHTEQYPSSRVKDKTASSDERNPSNTEMCTPPHPLHHPSPTPPYPTHYPSPTPPHPIHHPSPTPPYPTHYPSPTPPHLTHHPSPTPIDPTHYPSPTPPHPIHHPSPTPPHPTHQPSPTPPHSTHHPSPTPPHQTRHPLPTHHSSHHPSPTPSHPTHHQSPTPPHSTHHPSPTPPHPTHHPSPTPPHSTHHSSHHPSPTTQHPTHHPSPTPPHQTHHPSPTPPHSTHHPSPTRPHQTRHPLPTPSHPAHHPPSTPPHSTYHPSPTPPHQTLHPPPTPPHPTPTHYPSLYIKEEPVEYDGVNLSQPQDHSPPHLIQHLKKEPSSCDGHHKPPTPLIKEEPFPCVGGNHMEPVHSSNESPFTSEDFYTPLVNALSSEDHWTIGNPAADLSLSLLTYSNCVSELSTRNKSYVCLECGKCFSNSPHLIRHQRTHTGERPFECLECGKFFSSSSNLIMHQRTHTGEKPFACKECGKRFARNPHLIRHQRIHTGEKPFECLECGKKFNQDSNLLKHLRTHTGEKPFVCLDCGKYFTSKPHLLRHRRIHSREKPFTCPECGEAFSSSSSLSTHKRTHSGEKTDCGKGFSKSSISSERNQQTPSYPGWETSYYSHLLPSVGDQHSQEENVLLHFQEFAEETNSFLGYGTGGGWV from the exons ATGGAGGAGACACACATGGCTGACCAGATCCTGCGCCTCACCCTGGAGATCCTccacctgctgaccggagag gaatatataatAATGAAGACATCAAGTGACTGTAAAATGTCTGGCAGTGTAGTGGCACGGTGGAAGGAAGCCCAGGGCCCCATTATAGAGCTCCATCCCCTCTCACTGATGCCTGAGAAAAccaatgagcagaagatcctagaactcacccacaagatgatggagctgctgactggagag gttcctataaggtgtcaggatgtggccgtctatttctccatggaggagtgggagtatgtagaaggacacaaggatctgtaccgggacgCCATGATGGAGGACCAGCCGCCCCTCACAGTATCGG TCCTTCCTGGAGGTGGAGCTATGCGTTGTCCACTGATTTGTATGAAGGAGGAACCCATCTGGGGGGGAAGCCTCTCAAACCACCACAATTACACATTCAGCGatcatacagaacaatatccATCCTCTCGGGTAAAAGATaaaactgcatcatctgatgAAAGAAATCCCTCAAATACTGAAATGTGTacacccccccatcctctccACCATCCATCGCCTACACCCCCCTATCCTACCCACTACCCATCACCTACACCCCCCCATCCTATCCACCATCCATCGCCTACACCCCCCTATCCTACCCACTATCCATCACCTACACCCCCCCATCTAACACATCATCCATCGCCTACACCCATAGACCCAACACACTACCCATCACCTACACCCCCCCATCCTATCCACCATCCATCGCCTACACCCCCACATCCAACACACCAACCATCACCTACACCCCCACATTCTACACACCATCCATCACCTACACCCCCTCATCAAACACGCCATCCATTGCCTACACACCATTCATCACACCATCCATCGCCTACACCCTCACATCCAACACACCATCAATCACCTACACCCCCACATTCTACACACCATCCATCGCCTACACCCCCACATCCAACACACCATCCATCACCTACACCCCCACATTCTACACACCATTCATCACACCATCCATCGCCTACAACCCAACATCCTACACACCATCCATCACCTACACCCCCTCATCAAACACACCATCCATCACCTACACCCCCACATTCTACACACCATCCATCAC CTACACGTCCTCATCAAACACGCCATCCATTGCCTACACCCTCACATCCTGCACACCATCCACCATCTACACCCCCACATTCTACATACCATCCATCACCTACACCTCCTCATCAAACACTCCATCCACCACCTACACCCCCACATCCTACACCAACACATTATCCATCACTTTATATCAAGGAAGAACCAGTCGAATACGATGGAGTTAACCTCTCGCAGCCTCAGGATCATTCACCCCCTCATCTTATACAACATCTTAAGAAGGAGCCATCCTCATGTGATGGACATCATAAACCTCCAACTCCCCTTATTAAGGAGGAACCTTTCCCCTGTGTTGGAGGAAACCACATGGAGCCCGTCCACAGTAGTAATGAATCGCCCTTTACCAGTGAAGACTTTTACACACCTTTAGTAAATGCGTTGAGCAGTGAAGATCACTGGACGATCGGTAATCCAGCAGCGGATTTGAGTTTGTCATTGCTGACCTATAGTAACTGTGTGAGTGAGCTGAGCACAAGGAACAAATCCTATGTGTGCTTAGAGTGTGGCAAATGTTTTTCCAATAGTCCACATCTCATCCGGCATCAGAGGACGCACACGGGGGAACGGCCCTTCGAGTGTTTGGAGTGCGGGAAATTCTTCTCCAGCAGTTCCAACCTCATCATGCACCAGAGGACGCACACTGGGGAGAAACCATTTGCTTGTAAGGAATGTGGGAAACGATTTGCTCGTAACCCTCACCTTATCCGTCACCAGAGAATCCACACTGGGGAGAAACCATTTGAGTGTTTAGAATGTGGCAAAAAATTCAATCAGGATTCCAATCTTCTAAAGCATCTGAGGACTCACACCGGGGAGAAACCCTTTGTGTGCCTGGATTGTGGCAAGTATTTCACCAGTAAGCCTCACCTTCTCCGACACCGGCGAATCCACAGCAGAGAGAAGCCATTTACATGCCCCGAGTGTGGGGAAGCATTCTCCAGTAGCTCCAGTCTCTCCACCCATAAGAGAACTCACTCAGGGGAGAAAACAGACTGTGGAAAGGGTTTTAGCAAAAGTTCCATCAGCAGTGAGAGGAATCAGCAGACACCATCCTATCCCGGATGGGAGACCTCGTACTACAGCCATCTGCTTCCCAGTGTGGGAGATCAGCACAGCCAGGAGGAAAACGTCCTGTTACATTTCCAAGAATTTGCAGAAGAGACAAATAGTTTTTTAGGTTACGGGACAGGCGGTGGTTGGGTCTAG
- the LOC138798922 gene encoding oocyte zinc finger protein XlCOF8.4-like isoform X1: MEETHMADQILRLTLEILHLLTGEEYIIMKTSSDCKMSGSVVARWKEAQGPIIELHPLSLMPEKTNEQKILELTHKMMELLTGEVPIRCQDVAVYFSMEEWEYVEGHKDLYRDAMMEDQPPLTVSVLPGGGAMRCPLICMKEEPIWGGSLSNHHNYTFSDHTEQYPSSRVKDKTASSDERNPSNTEMCTPPHPLHHPSPTPPYPTHYPSPTPPHPIHHPSPTPPYPTHYPSPTPPHLTHHPSPTPIDPTHYPSPTPPHPIHHPSPTPPHPTHQPSPTPPHSTHHPSPTPPHQTRHPLPTHHSSHHPSPTPSHPTHHQSPTPPHSTHHPSPTPPHPTHHPSPTPPHSTHHSSHHPSPTTQHPTHHPSPTPPHQTHHPSPTPPHSTHHPSPTHHSSHHPSPTTQHPTRHPSPTRPHQTRHPLPTPSHPAHHPPSTPPHSTYHPSPTPPHQTLHPPPTPPHPTPTHYPSLYIKEEPVEYDGVNLSQPQDHSPPHLIQHLKKEPSSCDGHHKPPTPLIKEEPFPCVGGNHMEPVHSSNESPFTSEDFYTPLVNALSSEDHWTIGNPAADLSLSLLTYSNCVSELSTRNKSYVCLECGKCFSNSPHLIRHQRTHTGERPFECLECGKFFSSSSNLIMHQRTHTGEKPFACKECGKRFARNPHLIRHQRIHTGEKPFECLECGKKFNQDSNLLKHLRTHTGEKPFVCLDCGKYFTSKPHLLRHRRIHSREKPFTCPECGEAFSSSSSLSTHKRTHSGEKTDCGKGFSKSSISSERNQQTPSYPGWETSYYSHLLPSVGDQHSQEENVLLHFQEFAEETNSFLGYGTGGGWV, from the exons ATGGAGGAGACACACATGGCTGACCAGATCCTGCGCCTCACCCTGGAGATCCTccacctgctgaccggagag gaatatataatAATGAAGACATCAAGTGACTGTAAAATGTCTGGCAGTGTAGTGGCACGGTGGAAGGAAGCCCAGGGCCCCATTATAGAGCTCCATCCCCTCTCACTGATGCCTGAGAAAAccaatgagcagaagatcctagaactcacccacaagatgatggagctgctgactggagag gttcctataaggtgtcaggatgtggccgtctatttctccatggaggagtgggagtatgtagaaggacacaaggatctgtaccgggacgCCATGATGGAGGACCAGCCGCCCCTCACAGTATCGG TCCTTCCTGGAGGTGGAGCTATGCGTTGTCCACTGATTTGTATGAAGGAGGAACCCATCTGGGGGGGAAGCCTCTCAAACCACCACAATTACACATTCAGCGatcatacagaacaatatccATCCTCTCGGGTAAAAGATaaaactgcatcatctgatgAAAGAAATCCCTCAAATACTGAAATGTGTacacccccccatcctctccACCATCCATCGCCTACACCCCCCTATCCTACCCACTACCCATCACCTACACCCCCCCATCCTATCCACCATCCATCGCCTACACCCCCCTATCCTACCCACTATCCATCACCTACACCCCCCCATCTAACACATCATCCATCGCCTACACCCATAGACCCAACACACTACCCATCACCTACACCCCCCCATCCTATCCACCATCCATCGCCTACACCCCCACATCCAACACACCAACCATCACCTACACCCCCACATTCTACACACCATCCATCACCTACACCCCCTCATCAAACACGCCATCCATTGCCTACACACCATTCATCACACCATCCATCGCCTACACCCTCACATCCAACACACCATCAATCACCTACACCCCCACATTCTACACACCATCCATCGCCTACACCCCCACATCCAACACACCATCCATCACCTACACCCCCACATTCTACACACCATTCATCACACCATCCATCGCCTACAACCCAACATCCTACACACCATCCATCACCTACACCCCCTCATCAAACACACCATCCATCACCTACACCCCCACATTCTACACACCATCCATCACCTACACACCATTCATCACACCATCCATCGCCTACAACCCAACATCCTACACGCCATCCATCACCTACACGTCCTCATCAAACACGCCATCCATTGCCTACACCCTCACATCCTGCACACCATCCACCATCTACACCCCCACATTCTACATACCATCCATCACCTACACCTCCTCATCAAACACTCCATCCACCACCTACACCCCCACATCCTACACCAACACATTATCCATCACTTTATATCAAGGAAGAACCAGTCGAATACGATGGAGTTAACCTCTCGCAGCCTCAGGATCATTCACCCCCTCATCTTATACAACATCTTAAGAAGGAGCCATCCTCATGTGATGGACATCATAAACCTCCAACTCCCCTTATTAAGGAGGAACCTTTCCCCTGTGTTGGAGGAAACCACATGGAGCCCGTCCACAGTAGTAATGAATCGCCCTTTACCAGTGAAGACTTTTACACACCTTTAGTAAATGCGTTGAGCAGTGAAGATCACTGGACGATCGGTAATCCAGCAGCGGATTTGAGTTTGTCATTGCTGACCTATAGTAACTGTGTGAGTGAGCTGAGCACAAGGAACAAATCCTATGTGTGCTTAGAGTGTGGCAAATGTTTTTCCAATAGTCCACATCTCATCCGGCATCAGAGGACGCACACGGGGGAACGGCCCTTCGAGTGTTTGGAGTGCGGGAAATTCTTCTCCAGCAGTTCCAACCTCATCATGCACCAGAGGACGCACACTGGGGAGAAACCATTTGCTTGTAAGGAATGTGGGAAACGATTTGCTCGTAACCCTCACCTTATCCGTCACCAGAGAATCCACACTGGGGAGAAACCATTTGAGTGTTTAGAATGTGGCAAAAAATTCAATCAGGATTCCAATCTTCTAAAGCATCTGAGGACTCACACCGGGGAGAAACCCTTTGTGTGCCTGGATTGTGGCAAGTATTTCACCAGTAAGCCTCACCTTCTCCGACACCGGCGAATCCACAGCAGAGAGAAGCCATTTACATGCCCCGAGTGTGGGGAAGCATTCTCCAGTAGCTCCAGTCTCTCCACCCATAAGAGAACTCACTCAGGGGAGAAAACAGACTGTGGAAAGGGTTTTAGCAAAAGTTCCATCAGCAGTGAGAGGAATCAGCAGACACCATCCTATCCCGGATGGGAGACCTCGTACTACAGCCATCTGCTTCCCAGTGTGGGAGATCAGCACAGCCAGGAGGAAAACGTCCTGTTACATTTCCAAGAATTTGCAGAAGAGACAAATAGTTTTTTAGGTTACGGGACAGGCGGTGGTTGGGTCTAG